The segment AGCAACGTCGCAGCGACTGCGGAAGCTCATTTTGTAGCCACCACTGACCTGCCCTACCATGATCACGGCGAAAACGGTGCCTTCGATTTCCAACGCGAGATTGATCAGATCTTCGGTGTCGGTTGGATGAGCACCCGTTTTTTCATAGTCATCGGGCTTGATGTACGTGTGTGCCAATCGTCCGTCGAGTTCTGTTTCGATTCGAGCCAGAACTGTTCCGCGAAGTCGAACGCGCCCAACAGTTTCACGTTCATAAAGCTGACCGTAAAGTTTGGCTGGCTGGGCTCCGGCTTCCAGCAATTTGGCAGCCGCCCGAAACGTTCCCGGGTTCACGCTGCCGAATCGGAACCAGCCAGTATCGGTTGCCAGAGCGGCGAGCACCGGTTGAGCAATCGCAGGAGTCATCTCAACTTTAAGATACTCGGCGGCGTCAACAATCATTCGCCCAACCGCTTCTGCAGTCGTGTTCTTGAACAGCTCCGCATCGATATCGTCTTCGCCTTCGTGGTGATCGAAGATGATTTTCTTGTAGCTTGAGTTTCGAATCACATCCGCCATGTCGCCCAGCTGAATCCAGGCACTGGTATCGAGAATGATATGCAAATCGGCATCGGCAAACTCCTCCGCCACGATATCCTTGCCGATGCACTTGATGCGGTCATCGGGGTCGATAAATTTCAGACTCTCGGGTACCTCCTGACCGCAAACGATGCGTACTTTCTTGCCAAGGCTCTCTAACAATCCGGCCATGCCAAGGCAACTACCAAGCGCATCACAGTCCGGACGAATGTGGCTGGTAAGGATGATGTTATTGGACGCTTCAATGACTTCGCTGAATCTTTTCCAGTCAACTTGCATTTTGGTTTCTTTCTTGAACTTCGTGAGCAACTGGCAAACTGAAAATCTCCTGGAACCCGTTTGAGAATACTTCAATGGGTTCGAAGGATCTTTCGAGCGTCAGCAATATCGTTATTAAGTTGTGATTTTAGTTTTTCAGGTGAATCGAATTCACAAATATCACGCAGACGGCTGATAAAATCAACCTCGATCGGCATCCCATAGATCGACTGGTCGAAATCGAGGATGTGAACTTCGACCTTCGACATCCGGTCACCGAAAGTCGGGTTGGGCCCAATGTGGATCGCGGCCCAGTGGCTTTTTCGATCAACGGTTGCCCGTCCAGCATAAACACCGTTGGCAGGAATCAAGGTATCAATCGCGTCGACGTTGGCTGTCGGAAATCCGATCTGCCTGCCACGAGCCGCTCCGTGCGTCACCATGCCGCGAATGCGATATGGCCGAGTCAACATCTCTCTCGCCTTGTCAACGTTTCCGTCGCGGACCAGGTTTCTGATTCTGCTGCTGGAAATGTACTCGCCGCCGTCGATGGATGGATCGAGAATCGTCAGCTCGATATCGTTGTCGCGACAAAGCCCAGCCAGCTTCTCCGGCGTACCCGCCCTGCCCTTTCCAAAGTGAAAGTTCGGACCTTCAACCATTGCGCACGCGTTGACTTTTTGCTTAATAATCTGGTCAAAGAACCCCTGATACGTCAGCGACAACAAGCTCAGATCTGTCGGATAGGCGATGACCGCATCGACGCCAAGTTCCGCCAACAATTTGGCCTTGCGATCGATCCAGGTCAACGGAGGTGGCGCTGCTTCGGGCTTGAGAATCCGAACTGGATGGGGCTCGAAAGTGAAAACGACAGCCATCGCATCGTGTTTGGTGGCCAGCCGTTTCAGTTCGTCTATGACGACGCAATGACCACGATGAACACCGTCGAAGTTTCCGATCGTCAGAGCACTACGGCGATCAGAAATGGGAAAGTCATCAAGTGAGTGATAGAGTTTCATGGGTTCGATTCGTACTGATAAAATCCCCGCCCTAACAAGAATCTGCAACGGCGACG is part of the Mariniblastus fucicola genome and harbors:
- a CDS encoding DHH family phosphoesterase, with product MQVDWKRFSEVIEASNNIILTSHIRPDCDALGSCLGMAGLLESLGKKVRIVCGQEVPESLKFIDPDDRIKCIGKDIVAEEFADADLHIILDTSAWIQLGDMADVIRNSSYKKIIFDHHEGEDDIDAELFKNTTAEAVGRMIVDAAEYLKVEMTPAIAQPVLAALATDTGWFRFGSVNPGTFRAAAKLLEAGAQPAKLYGQLYERETVGRVRLRGTVLARIETELDGRLAHTYIKPDDYEKTGAHPTDTEDLINLALEIEGTVFAVIMVGQVSGGYKMSFRSRCDVAANEVAKAFGGGGHRAAAGAFIESDSFEEVQNQVLTQVREMLAAGIA
- a CDS encoding bifunctional riboflavin kinase/FAD synthetase yields the protein MKLYHSLDDFPISDRRSALTIGNFDGVHRGHCVVIDELKRLATKHDAMAVVFTFEPHPVRILKPEAAPPPLTWIDRKAKLLAELGVDAVIAYPTDLSLLSLTYQGFFDQIIKQKVNACAMVEGPNFHFGKGRAGTPEKLAGLCRDNDIELTILDPSIDGGEYISSSRIRNLVRDGNVDKAREMLTRPYRIRGMVTHGAARGRQIGFPTANVDAIDTLIPANGVYAGRATVDRKSHWAAIHIGPNPTFGDRMSKVEVHILDFDQSIYGMPIEVDFISRLRDICEFDSPEKLKSQLNNDIADARKILRTH